The Lutibacter sp. Hel_I_33_5 genome has a window encoding:
- a CDS encoding S41 family peptidase — protein sequence MKKINLVIVLFLILLTSCNKNELSQTNATEQDKINEFIWDGMRTYYLWQEDVPTLNDKRFSTYSDLYLHFRNYSTHQGAFESLLYQKGVTDRFSWIEKDYVTLENSFQGINTSTGMEFSLVRYKDLRTNVFGYVRYVIPNSNAETNNVTRGMLFSTVDGTQITESNLRDLLFGDNTSLTIGLADYNNGNPSANGTSFTLNKTELQENPIAITKVLQEGSKKVGYLLYNQFASSFDTQLNAAFANFKSQGVTDLIVDLRYNGGGSVRTATRLGAMITGQYGGELFSKQIWNQKVLDANDADQFLNKFPSTIDNQPINSLGLTNVYFIVSGSSASASELVINGLKAYINVKLIGTKTYGKHVGSITLYDSDNLRKDGANLNPSHRWAMQPIVLEIQNKKGENEPNGFVPEALLGEDISNLGVLGERSDPLLARALKYITTGSPNARISNYSINTISFDEISNSKQESPMGNNMYVEFDFE from the coding sequence ATGAAAAAAATTAATCTAGTTATCGTTTTATTTTTAATATTACTTACATCATGTAATAAAAATGAACTTTCCCAAACAAATGCAACAGAACAAGATAAAATAAATGAGTTTATTTGGGATGGAATGAGAACATATTATTTATGGCAAGAAGACGTACCTACTTTAAATGATAAGCGTTTTTCAACTTATAGTGATTTATATCTTCATTTTAGAAACTACTCAACTCACCAAGGTGCATTTGAAAGTCTTTTATATCAAAAAGGAGTAACTGACCGGTTTTCTTGGATTGAAAAAGATTATGTTACATTAGAAAACTCTTTTCAAGGAATAAATACTAGTACGGGTATGGAGTTTAGTTTAGTTCGATATAAAGACCTTAGGACCAATGTTTTTGGGTATGTGCGTTATGTAATTCCAAATTCTAATGCAGAAACTAATAATGTTACTAGAGGAATGCTATTTAGTACTGTAGACGGTACACAAATTACAGAATCTAATTTAAGAGATTTATTATTTGGAGATAATACTTCCTTAACTATCGGTTTAGCAGATTATAATAATGGAAACCCAAGTGCCAATGGCACTTCTTTTACTTTAAATAAAACTGAGTTACAAGAAAATCCAATAGCTATTACAAAAGTATTACAAGAAGGTTCTAAAAAGGTAGGATATTTATTATATAATCAATTTGCAAGTTCTTTTGATACGCAATTAAATGCAGCATTTGCTAATTTCAAATCGCAGGGAGTTACAGATTTAATAGTAGATTTACGTTATAATGGTGGTGGTTCAGTAAGAACAGCTACACGTTTAGGTGCTATGATTACAGGTCAATATGGAGGAGAATTATTTTCTAAGCAAATTTGGAATCAAAAAGTATTAGATGCAAATGATGCAGATCAATTTTTAAATAAATTCCCTAGTACTATTGATAATCAACCTATTAATAGTTTGGGATTAACAAATGTTTATTTTATTGTTTCTGGAAGCTCAGCCTCTGCTTCAGAATTAGTAATTAACGGGTTAAAAGCTTACATAAATGTTAAGCTTATTGGCACAAAAACCTATGGAAAACATGTAGGATCAATTACTTTATATGATTCTGATAATCTACGTAAAGATGGCGCTAATTTAAATCCTTCGCATAGATGGGCAATGCAACCAATTGTGTTAGAAATTCAGAATAAAAAAGGAGAAAATGAACCGAATGGATTCGTGCCTGAGGCATTGTTAGGAGAAGATATTAGTAATTTAGGTGTTTTAGGAGAAAGATCTGATCCTTTATTAGCAAGGGCTTTAAAATATATAACTACAGGTTCTCCGAATGCTAGAATTAGTAATTATAGTATCAATACAATTTCTTTTGATGAAATCTCAAATTCAAAACAAGAAAGTCCAATGGGTAATAATATGTATGTTGAGTTTGATTTTGAATAA
- a CDS encoding patatin family protein encodes MKKALVISGGGSKGAFAGGVVQYLMKTKEKEYDLFLGTSTGSLMVSHLALGMVKELKKLYTSVNQKTIFSNSPFKVKNVHGTKVISIRHLNTFWNFLNGRKTFGESKNLRKLIKNNVTKEMYEEIRKNNKDVVVTVSNLTANMIEYKSIMDCSYDDFCDWIWGSCNYVPFMSLLEKNGQQYADGGFGALVPIREAIARGATEIDAIILETEVVQTNRIPSKNPFSLMLDVFDFMLEHVERHNITIGKLSAKHKNVKLNLYYTPTVLTTNSLVFDKVLMKKWWKLGYKHAKKRDDESMSEFRPEMIENKEIEEGLKNS; translated from the coding sequence GTGAAAAAAGCATTGGTAATTTCTGGAGGTGGGAGTAAAGGAGCATTTGCAGGTGGTGTAGTGCAATACCTTATGAAAACTAAGGAAAAGGAGTACGATTTATTTTTAGGTACTTCTACGGGTAGTTTAATGGTTTCTCATTTGGCACTTGGTATGGTTAAAGAGTTAAAAAAACTCTATACTTCTGTAAATCAAAAAACTATATTTAGTAATAGTCCGTTTAAAGTAAAAAATGTACATGGAACAAAAGTGATATCTATAAGGCATTTAAATACTTTTTGGAATTTTTTAAATGGTAGAAAAACCTTTGGTGAAAGTAAAAACTTACGAAAACTGATAAAGAACAACGTTACCAAAGAAATGTATGAAGAGATTAGAAAAAATAACAAAGATGTTGTGGTTACAGTTTCTAATCTAACTGCCAATATGATTGAATATAAGTCGATAATGGATTGTTCTTATGATGATTTTTGTGATTGGATTTGGGGATCATGTAATTATGTTCCATTTATGAGTTTATTAGAAAAAAATGGTCAACAGTATGCAGATGGTGGTTTTGGAGCTTTGGTACCAATTAGAGAAGCGATTGCAAGAGGAGCCACAGAAATTGATGCAATTATTTTAGAAACAGAAGTTGTACAAACCAATAGAATTCCTTCTAAAAATCCGTTTTCTTTAATGTTAGATGTGTTCGATTTTATGCTAGAACATGTGGAAAGACATAATATTACTATTGGTAAACTATCTGCAAAACACAAAAATGTAAAACTCAATTTATACTATACACCAACTGTATTAACTACTAATTCTTTAGTTTTTGATAAAGTTTTAATGAAGAAATGGTGGAAACTTGGTTATAAACATGCAAAAAAACGAGATGATGAATCTATGAGTGAGTTTAGACCAGAAATGATTGAAAATAAAGAAATAGAGGAGGGATTAAAGAATTCTTAA
- a CDS encoding WD40/YVTN/BNR-like repeat-containing protein, which yields MDSLNIRAIKAISDDEVYYAAANGDLGYTKNGENFISYNFKYDSLIPNYRSLDSNGNHFFALSVANPALLYKYNQNGLYLVYKEEHEKVFYDSLKFFEDGKHGIAVGDPTEDCPSIILTSDGGTTWNKISCDKLPKFEVGEAFFAASNTNIKIIKNTVWIASGGKKSRILKSTDKGHTWTIYNTPIIQGAAATGIFSIDFADEKNGIAIGGDYTKPTENKANKAVTNDGGKTWKLVADGQNPAYKSCVQYVPNTNGKEVFAVGKTGVSFSSDGGFTWKEVSKEGYYTIQFVDKNTAWLSGHEKIGKLLLH from the coding sequence ATGGATAGCTTAAATATACGTGCAATTAAAGCTATAAGTGACGATGAGGTTTATTATGCTGCAGCCAATGGAGATTTAGGATATACAAAAAATGGTGAAAATTTTATATCCTATAATTTTAAATATGATAGTCTAATTCCTAATTATAGAAGTTTAGACAGTAATGGCAACCATTTTTTCGCCTTATCAGTAGCAAACCCAGCATTATTATATAAGTATAATCAAAATGGTTTATATCTGGTTTACAAAGAAGAACACGAAAAAGTATTTTATGATTCGTTAAAATTCTTTGAGGATGGAAAACATGGAATTGCTGTTGGAGATCCAACAGAAGACTGTCCGTCTATAATTTTAACGTCTGATGGAGGAACTACTTGGAATAAAATATCATGTGATAAGTTACCAAAATTTGAAGTAGGAGAAGCCTTTTTTGCAGCCAGTAATACTAATATTAAGATTATTAAAAATACAGTTTGGATTGCTTCAGGAGGAAAAAAGTCAAGAATTTTAAAATCAACAGATAAAGGGCACACATGGACAATTTATAATACACCTATAATTCAAGGAGCTGCAGCTACCGGTATTTTTTCTATTGATTTTGCTGATGAGAAAAATGGAATTGCTATTGGTGGTGATTATACAAAACCCACTGAAAATAAAGCCAATAAAGCAGTTACTAATGATGGTGGAAAAACTTGGAAGCTAGTTGCTGATGGACAGAATCCAGCCTACAAAAGTTGTGTGCAATATGTGCCAAATACAAATGGAAAAGAAGTTTTTGCTGTTGGAAAAACAGGTGTATCATTTTCTAGTGATGGCGGATTTACCTGGAAAGAAGTTTCTAAAGAAGGTTATTATACCATTCAATTTGTAGATAAAAATACCGCTTGGTTATCGGGGCATGAAAAAATTGGTAAACTTTTGCTACACTAA
- the pepT gene encoding peptidase T: MNKQQIINRFISYVTVDTESDPNNPAFPSTEKQWNLAKMLEKELKEIGLSDVELDENCYIMATLPSNIDYEVPTIGFVAHIDTSPDFTGKNVKPKIHENYDGGDIVLNKEENIILSSSYFDDLLQYKGQTIITTDGTTLLGADDKAGVTEIVSAMEYLIQHPEIKHGKIRICFTPDEEVGKGAHLFDVEKFGAAWAYTMDGSQIGELEYENFNAAGAKVTITGKIVHPGYAKGKMVNSMLIANKFTSMLPEKEIPQETTGYEGFFHLHDIHGNVEQTVLQYIVRDHDMELFEKRKELMHTVAKNINHSLGKDLIEVEIKDQYYNMKEKVVPVMHIVDIVEEVMNDMGITPLIKPIRGGTDGSQLSYKGLPCPNIFAGGHNFHGRYEYVPVESIIKATEVIVGIAEKVTVKFK; encoded by the coding sequence ATGAATAAACAACAAATCATCAACAGATTTATAAGTTATGTAACTGTAGATACTGAATCAGATCCAAATAATCCAGCATTTCCAAGTACCGAAAAACAATGGAATCTAGCTAAAATGTTAGAAAAAGAATTAAAAGAAATTGGATTATCAGATGTAGAATTAGATGAGAATTGTTACATCATGGCAACCCTACCAAGTAATATAGACTATGAAGTACCAACAATTGGCTTTGTGGCACATATAGATACAAGTCCAGATTTTACAGGTAAAAATGTGAAACCAAAGATTCATGAAAATTATGATGGTGGTGATATTGTTTTAAATAAAGAAGAGAACATTATTTTATCGTCAAGTTATTTTGATGATTTATTGCAATACAAAGGACAGACCATTATTACTACCGATGGTACTACCCTACTTGGAGCAGATGATAAAGCGGGAGTTACCGAAATAGTTTCTGCGATGGAATATTTAATTCAGCATCCAGAAATTAAGCATGGAAAAATTAGAATTTGTTTTACACCCGATGAAGAAGTTGGAAAAGGTGCCCATTTATTTGATGTAGAAAAGTTTGGAGCAGCCTGGGCATATACTATGGATGGAAGTCAGATTGGCGAATTAGAATATGAAAATTTTAATGCAGCTGGTGCAAAAGTTACCATAACTGGTAAAATTGTACATCCTGGATATGCAAAAGGAAAAATGGTAAATTCTATGCTTATCGCAAATAAATTTACAAGTATGTTGCCAGAAAAAGAGATTCCACAAGAAACTACTGGGTACGAAGGTTTCTTTCATTTACACGATATTCATGGGAATGTAGAACAAACAGTGTTACAATACATTGTTAGAGATCATGACATGGAGTTGTTTGAAAAAAGAAAAGAATTAATGCATACAGTTGCCAAAAACATCAATCATTCTTTAGGAAAAGACCTTATTGAAGTAGAAATTAAGGATCAGTATTATAATATGAAAGAAAAAGTAGTGCCTGTTATGCATATTGTTGATATTGTTGAAGAGGTAATGAATGATATGGGTATTACTCCACTTATTAAACCTATTAGAGGCGGAACAGATGGTTCACAATTATCGTATAAAGGATTACCATGTCCTAATATTTTTGCTGGCGGACATAATTTTCATGGTCGATATGAATATGTTCCAGTAGAATCTATTATTAAAGCAACTGAAGTTATTGTTGGGATAGCAGAGAAAGTTACTGTAAAATTCAAATAA
- a CDS encoding 1-acyl-sn-glycerol-3-phosphate acyltransferase, which produces MKAFSKFIFHTILRWKIKGEFPLELKKYVIIAAPHTSWQDFPIGILARNTSGAKINFIGKDSLFKGPFGFIFRSLGGTPVDRSKNNKLVDAIVDVFNSKDEFRLALSPEGTRKKVDTWKTGFYYIAKGANVPIVMATLDFGNKQVKISEPYTITNDLDTDFKFFEDFYKGIKGKKPNQF; this is translated from the coding sequence TTTATTTTTCATACTATTTTAAGGTGGAAAATTAAAGGAGAATTCCCTCTAGAGTTAAAAAAATATGTAATTATTGCTGCACCACATACGAGTTGGCAAGATTTTCCAATAGGAATTTTAGCTAGAAATACTAGTGGAGCAAAAATTAATTTTATAGGAAAAGATTCACTTTTTAAAGGACCGTTTGGTTTTATCTTTAGATCATTAGGAGGAACTCCTGTAGATAGAAGCAAGAATAATAAGTTAGTTGATGCTATTGTTGACGTATTCAACTCTAAAGATGAATTTAGACTTGCTTTATCACCTGAGGGAACACGAAAAAAAGTGGACACTTGGAAAACAGGGTTCTATTATATTGCTAAAGGTGCCAATGTACCTATTGTTATGGCAACCCTAGATTTTGGTAATAAACAAGTCAAAATTTCTGAGCCATATACCATCACAAACGATTTAGATACTGACTTTAAATTTTTTGAAGATTTTTACAAAGGAATAAAAGGTAAAAAACCAAATCAATTTTAA